Proteins encoded together in one Marmota flaviventris isolate mMarFla1 chromosome Y, mMarFla1.hap1, whole genome shotgun sequence window:
- the LOC139703573 gene encoding uncharacterized protein, producing the protein MGQGEWAVCLQPSEGVHPAVWQLGTEHSGNKISKQFSGFQQCFVKHTEKQSDNFPEVKKWICKTIGLLCSYLAWVFGVSLANSKSWRIWEFKSKKVRFVFIGLWEAYYYQKLNVSGTIVDFPMHSTINKSWVISIELQYGQDLMLLANFMKTVVLVFTSMAIMLNWIKAPFPDYLKMCYNVSSFYLFLSCGCTAGAVSWNFAKDFYGQTTLDFPTTFPVSKRYLKKKHFSYVFPLGILTATFSFVSACMFLFEICLLKRNQVKPMVVGKHS; encoded by the exons atgggtcagggcgagtgggcagTTTGCCTGCAACCGAGTGAGGGAGTGCAtcctgcagtttggcagttgggaacagaacattctgggaacaagattagcaaacagttctcaggatTTCAGCAGTGTTTTGTTAAGCACACAGAAAAACAGAgtgacaa TTTTCCTGAAGTGAAGAAATGGATATGCAAAACGATTGGCCTTCTTTGCAGTTATTTGGCATGGGTTTTTGGGGTAAGCCTAGCCAACAGCAAATCCTGGCGCATATGGGAATTCAAGAGCAAGAAGGTTCGGTTTGTGTTCATTGGACTTTGGGAAGCTTATTATTATCAAAAGCTTAATGTCTCTGGTACAATTGTTGATTTTCCAATGCACAGCACTATCAACAAGAGCTGGGTCATTTCGATTGAACTTCAATATGGGCAGGACCTAATGTTGTTGGCTAATTTTATGAAGACAGTAGTCTTGGTTTTCACCTCAATGGCCATCATGCTAAACTGGATCAAAGCCCCATTCCCAGATTACCTGAAAATGTGTTACAATGTCTCATCCTTCTATCTTTTCCTGAGCTGTGGTTGTACAGCTGGTGCAGTGAGCTGGAACTTTGCCAAGGATTTTTATGGCCAGACAACCCTTGACTTTCCAACTACCTTTCCTGTTAGCAAACGATATCTAAAAAAGAAGCACTTCTCCTATGTATTCCCGCTAGGAATCCTGACTGCCACCTTCTCATTTGTCAGTGCCTGCATGTTTCTCTTTGAGATATGCTTATTGAAAAGGAACCAAGTGAAGCCCATGGTTGTGGGAAAACATTCATAG